The genomic region CGGAGTCGCCGGGCCCCACCACCGACAAGCTCACCCCGCGTGTGCAGGAGACGGCCAAGCTGCTCTGGATTGTGTACGTCTCTTTTACCTTCGCGGAATTCCTGCTGCTCTGGGCCGCGCCGTCGATGGACTGGTTCGATGCCCTCAACCACGCCTTCGCCACCATGGCCACCGGGGGCTTCTCCACCAAGAACGCCAGCATACAGGCCTTCGACTCGATGTATGTGGACGGGGTGATCACCCTCTTCATGTTCATGGCGGGCATCAGCTTCGCCATGCACTTCCGGCTCTTCCGCGGCGACGCAGCATCTTTCTTCAACAACCGCGAGACGCGATTCTACGCGCTGATCACCGGCATCAGCATCCTGGTGCTCTCCGGATCCCTCTGGCTCTTTAATAACTACGACGTGGTCAGCGCCCTCCGCTACGGGGCCTTTCAGGCCGTGGCCATCGTGACCACCACCGGCTTTGGGACGGACGACTACGAGCTCTGGCACTCCTTCGGGGCCTTTTTCCTGTTTTTACTCTTCTTCACGGGAGGCTGCGCCGGCTCCACGGGCGGAGGCGTAAAAATGATCCGCTGGATGATTATCATCCGCAACTCCCTGCGTGAGTTCAAGCAGATCGTCCATCCCAAGGCCGTGCTTCCCATCCGCATCGGCGACAAGGTGGTGGATTCGGACATCCAGCGCACGGTGCTCAGCTTTTTCGTGCTTTACCTGGTGGTCTTCGGCGTGGGGGCGCTGATTATCGCGATCATGGGCTACGACATGAAGTCGGCCATCGGGGCCAGTATCGCCTGCCTGGGGAATATCGGTCCGGGCTGGGGCGAGTTCGGTCCGACGGACAGCTACGCGCATCTGCCCTATTTCGGAAAGTGGGTGCTCATTCTGATGATGATGATCGGGAGGCTGGAGCTGTTTACGGTGCTGCTGATCTTTACGCCTGCGTTTTGGCGTCAATAGGGATACTGCTATTCTTAACTGGAAATTTTATACATCCTCATTACCTGTCCTATCTACGACCGTATATAAAATTTAGGTTTAGAATAGCAGTATCCCTATTGCCTTAATTTCTGTATTTCGCATAAATAATTTAGATTGAATAAGGGACGTACCCTCCTCCTATATCTGAAACCTGCCC from Balneolaceae bacterium harbors:
- a CDS encoding potassium transporter TrkG, which encodes MLRSPSDSFRRPKIDYLTVLGILGSFIFFLGFALLIPMIISLHYGEEIWDTYLYSAGIAFGFGGLLWVLFKPRHELRIREGFLVVSCTWLFLSLVGALPFVISGILPSYTDAVFETMSGLSTTGATIFNGVTADGFQNPQIEALPMSILFWRSLAHWLGGMGIIVLTIAILPLLGVGGMQLFAAESPGPTTDKLTPRVQETAKLLWIVYVSFTFAEFLLLWAAPSMDWFDALNHAFATMATGGFSTKNASIQAFDSMYVDGVITLFMFMAGISFAMHFRLFRGDAASFFNNRETRFYALITGISILVLSGSLWLFNNYDVVSALRYGAFQAVAIVTTTGFGTDDYELWHSFGAFFLFLLFFTGGCAGSTGGGVKMIRWMIIIRNSLREFKQIVHPKAVLPIRIGDKVVDSDIQRTVLSFFVLYLVVFGVGALIIAIMGYDMKSAIGASIACLGNIGPGWGEFGPTDSYAHLPYFGKWVLILMMMIGRLELFTVLLIFTPAFWRQ